In Centroberyx gerrardi isolate f3 chromosome 7, fCenGer3.hap1.cur.20231027, whole genome shotgun sequence, the sequence TCTGGGAGCGGTTGCGTTTTGATATTGGCTCTCGGTGATTGCATTCTCAGACTCAGTGAAAAGCTTAAAGGCCCCCGGATAGATCTGTGACACAGGTCAGgacccctccatccccccccccccccccccccccgctcctctTGTTCAGTCTTAATTGGCTGCCATCTGACCCAGTCTCCGGCTCTTTTACGCAGCACAACTAGCGCCACGCTCTTCCCAAAATGCCATTCTTTCGTGGGGGTGGAAGCTGCAAAAGGCTACATGGAGCCAATAGATCCAATCATTAGCAAGGCAGCCAATATGGGCagtggtggggaggggaggggaggggaggggatgtTAGGGGTGGACAGCCCATGGAGTATTACCTGCACCGTCCACCTACACCCATGAGCAATCACAGCTTAATGCCAACGGAACAGCTGACTATTATGGCTTGTCTacttatttctctatttctgtcatttcttctTCTAGCCGCAAATCTTGGACTCGGGTGGCAGTAGCTTAGCAACCGGCTAGAGAATGAGAATAAGAGCAGGGCAGAGGGATAGAGATTCAATaaatggacaagtgcagagATCAGAGGCACTGTCTgcttccaccaccaccactcacccccctctccctctctctcccccctctctctccccaaagTTCATTTCTGTAGGGTGACGTCCAGGCAGAAATGGCAGAGTAGAGTGGCCATTGATCTAATCTTGCTTTTATCCCCTTTGCtgcctcattttctctttatgtcttttcttttttttctgttttagaaGCCAGCAATTTCTCCCTTTGCTCCAGTCATTCACTGGAATAGGAAGAGGTTTGCTGTAGCAGGCACATATAGATTCATAATGTagtgaggaagacagacagcTTGGCTAGAAGCTGTTTTTATGGGACATACATAGAattgtatgttgttttttcccacTAGGGGTCCTTCCACCACAACTTGTCTGAACTTCTCCCCGTCTCATTTGCAGCTTTAAGGAGTTACAGCGGGACTCTACCTGTTCAGGTGTTTCTTGACTGGAACTTCAAATAAAAACGTACTACCTGTATGTTTATTCCGTTCGTGCATTGACTGTCTTCCCTTGTAGCCCACGTGCAAACGTAATGGACTTATTCTGGGATACATGGCAGTTATTTCAGAATCAAATAAACTACACGGTATTTTTACCCACttaatgttttctttaaaaaaaaaaaaaaaaaaagttgcaggAGAATAAGTTAAATAAACCACAGATGATTTCCCTGGTAGCCTATAATCTAGACTAGGAGCTGTGAGGCGGGCTGTATGACCTAACTCATCCAGATGAGCCATGCGTTTTGCAAGAATGAGGAAAGGCGTTCAAGTTGCGGTGTGAAGCAGCGCAGAGGGAGACGCACAGTTCACGCTCCAGCCATGGGAACTTTTCTAGACCGACTGgtgattttgtttcttttactgTCATCGGCATCAAATGTTTTCGGTAAAGTGGATTTTATTCTATATGGGCTATTATTAAAACTTTCACCTGCTAAAACGGCTTAGGCTTTGAGGCGTTATAGATCATGCCGCCtatgtttttttcatatgtcatttatctgccggctgttGATCACAACTGTTCAATGTCATGATCGTAAGAGGAACATGATAGTTCATTGTCATAGTCGACTTGAGTTGTTTGTCTCTTGTCATTGCGCTGCTCGACTGGAACTGTGTCCATCTTACCTTATAAGGGAGTGAAAATACTCGGGATGTTGTAGACCAGCGGTTCCCAAACTGGGCTCCTGGGGCCACCTAGGCGGTCTGGAGAGGGTTCCAGGGTGCTCCTCGGCGAAAAGAGGATTCGTTTAATTTCACAGTAATCACCATAGAAGTTAgtacaattagagaatgtaagGATGCCTGTTTTGAAACAAAATCAACCATATGTAACATCAAAGTTAATTTAACTTCTtcagatagttttgaacagccgatccagagccacatcagctctctatgagtggacaaagaCTCCAATCTACACTTGCCAACTCAGAATAATtgtcacagacaaaacaaacccTTATTAACACTAACAAACTTTCTGTGTGTTATCTCATCGCCTACAGTTATACAATTCTGTAAGGTTCTCAGATGGGCTTCTTTGGGGTGTGGTCTTATCAAATCCGTGATCTATTGTGTACTTATTTAGGGGggccttgacatgaaaaagtttgggaactcCTCAGAGCAAATTTCCCAGTGTTAATAGGTGctgatttttcatttcagtgagaCAATTACTTGGAGTTTAAGCGCTGACTGGAGAGTCGTTTGTCCACTCTGAGAGCAGATATGGCTCTGGAGCAGATGTTCAAAACTAacttaactctgatgggtgtggactgatAGAAACAATGTCACAGTGTTGACTTTACACACTTTTACACCTCAGAGGTAGATTAACACTGAGAAATGTTGCTGTGCTCATTGTAGGTTAGTGGACCACACCTTACAGGTTGCACTAACATGGCAGGGAATGAAGGGTCTTGGAATTACTTGGAATTAATTGTCGACTTATGTAGGATCTGTGCAAGTCCGCCAAACATGGTCAAATGTCTCAGTGTTTGTCTCCTAGAACAGGAAGAGGATTAGCATCATCAATGTTTTGGGTAAATTGCACTGAGACTTCATCAAGcatttaaatgtttgcactgcactgTTGTGAAAGTCGCAGCTTGATGGTTGTGGTATCTGTGTTCATGGGAGTGGAGCAGAACTGCCGACTGATTGAGAAACTGTGGTCAACAGTGGCAGCGAAATCTCCTCGCTCAATCAGAGTTGCACAAGAGCCAAATGGGAACTGTGTGACAGATTCTAACATGCTACATGCTTcactgtgttctgtctgtgtcggtgtgtgtggaTCTCAGGTAACATCTGCACCTCTCGAGGGGTGACCACCTGTCGACAGTGTTTGTCCGTTCACCCAAGTTGTGCGTGGTGCTCTCTGAAGGTGAgaacacccaccacacacacacacacacacacccattcttAGTTCAGTGCTGCATGTTAGAACACAAGCCCCATTTCCCAACAGCATGCCTCTTGTTGTAACAGCTATGCCACTACTCTGTCCTCCAGTGCTTACAGTGTCTGGCAGCTTTACTCACACTGTTAGTGAGGATCACATCGGTCCTCCAGCAGGCTCATGCTGAAGCCTCTGCCTCCTTCAGATTGAAAACTAGAGGTGATCGGGCCCAGGCTTCAGGACTCCTATATTTGGGGATGACCTGCCTGAGCTTGTTTTTCGGCTGCTACATCAGTATCATCTGTTAACTCACTTCCGGAAGCTTGCTTAGACTTGCTTTTAAGTCATAGTCTTTTACCAATTGTACGTTACcatactttttatattttactttaatGTTTCTTGCTTTACTGacattcatttttacttttactgttgatttgatctttttttgtttgcttgtatCGTGCTTTCTAGCTGCATTTTGATACAATGACAACAAAATCTGACCgcagaattatgtttacttctgagccacaaatctttccagcaatgccattgctagattgtaaacaacaatttaaaaatctcattacaaagtgcaaataatatagtTTGGATGGAGAGGTTGTGAAactgatgggcaagccgtctcatttgtgattaccaCAGCAGAACAAACCGTATCAAATCATtcaacaattcatttttcttccccacgatacatattgtgacatttttgtattaccgaatttcgatatattgtcccatccttaTTATAATTGTTGTATGTTTACTGTAATCAAGCTGTGTTTTGCTGAGCAATTAGAGTGCTGAGCAAAAGTGACCTGGTTGTTTCATGGGGTCAGGAGTTCGGGAGGGGGGGCTCCAGCGTGTCCCGCTGTGATCTGAAGCAGAACCTGCTGGATGGGGGTTGTGAAGCAGCGGCTCTGGAGTTTCCCTCCAGCAGCCTGACGGTCCAGGAGGACGCACCTCTCAGCGACAAAGCCTCTGGGAcagctgatgatgtcactcAGATAAAGCCTCAGAAACTCCATATGACGCTGAGACCAGGTACGCATACACACTAACGACCTTATAAGACCAAGTACCACCTATTCAcagtattctgttccatcaccacacggccatcttggtaggaaaataacaggtgattgtaataaattaacaggtgattacaatcaaatgacaaacacagccaatgagctgtgtgtattgtcaAGTGCCATATgagtaggaaatgcatgtgacgtcatgggaatactatgaatacacacacttacaaccTTATAAGGTTTCCaaaggtggagactcgagtcacatgacttggacttgagtcagacttgaatcacaattttaattgcttgaaacttgatttgacttgactctggtgacttgggacttgactttgacttgtactttgatgatttgaaaaggtttctaaagtctggacaaaagatcttgtgtttgtgtaaaatgacttagattgaaagtgatgagatttgttccagcagacgactgaatttaaattctgttttctgaatttgtatggaatgattgcatttattgaagctgaaactcatgatgctcttaccaagtttttatcctattaaaaccatattgcattgaaaagtcctagatatttttgttttctttaagatattaaattgatactgaacttgatttgttctgacttgacttgagagtTGACTTGATACTTACTTACACTTTTTTGTCTGTAGTGACATCCTGTAGATGcatgcatcatcatcaccaaaTGCTAAATCGCACACTCATCACTGTAGCCTTAGACTTAACTACATAGGAAGCTTCATATGTATCTTTTCATCTACAAAGCTGTTTTTGGTAAGcttccttcctgtctctgcAACATGCCAGAGCTTCCTCAAACAGCTACCGCACTAGATCGACAAGGTGGCTGCTCTGTAATGAGCCCAGGGTCAAGTCTGATTTTTGGCAAAACTGCCCTCGCTCATTATGCACCCGGGGCATGGAATAACCTACAGGATAGTATTAGATGGGAGACACTGCCCCCAATTAAGTATTTTAAACATCTTATTCAGGAATTTTTCCAGGAACATTGTAACTGCTTTTAACAGATTAGGCTGCTCTATGTGACTTGTTGTAATGTATATcacatgtgtttatgtgtgataTGTGTAATGTGAATTTGCTTTTAACTTTTTCATGCTGCTGCCTTGGTTAGGTCTCTTGTAAAAGAGACATTATATCTGAAGAGACTTCATGGTTAAagaaaggttaaataaaaaaataataataataaataagacCAGGTatcacctatacacacactaacaatcTTATAAAACCAGAGCTGGGGGCATAACTATGACAGGCTGATTTTTAATATTATCATCACTTGAACGACGGATGAAAGGTCAAGTGATACATATTGATCTTTCTCCATCTGCCCtctcattcatccattcatcctctGCTAATTTTGCTTTATTgtcctcttctgctcctccacctctctttgTCAGGCGATGCGAAGCGTTTCACCGTGTCGGTGAAGCAGGTGGAGGATTATCCAGTGGATCTCTACTACCTGATGGATCTTTCTTATTCAATGAATGACGACTTGGCCCGCCTTCGCACTTTGGGAAATGAGCTTGCGGTGACCATGGGCCGCACCACAAGCAACCTGCGCATGGGCTTTGGAGCCTTTGTGGACAAGCCCATGGCCCCCTACATGTTCACCGCTTCTGAAGCCGTGATCAAAAACCCTTGCCATGAGTAGGTGGACAGATTATGGTTAGAGAGATTGTTacatcagaggaggaggagttgagGTGGACATTTCTAGTATTCTATCTGCAAGTGCTGACTCAGATATGAGAGCTAAACGTCATTCTACTCCTGCCGTGATGAAGTTTAAAGTCTGTGAGGTTTGTCAAATTGTTTGTAAGAACTTTATGTTGATATTTTTCCTTTGTTGACTCCCTTACCCTATGGAATATATCTAGAATTCAACGAACTTGCTTGGCTCAGTTTGGGTACAAGAACGTGCTGTCGCTGACGGAGCAGGTGGGGCGCTTCactgaggaggtggagaagcagcaggtgtccagaaacagagacagtccAGAGGGCGGCTTTGATGCTGTCATGCAGGCAGTGGTGTGCAAGGTATAGAAACatttaaacagacacacacatgcatactgaAGAGGACTGGGGCCgcctgtgaaaaatgtatttgagttctgagtttaatctcagaattctaagAATGAAGTTAGAATTCTGAGAATCACATGTGCCCCTAAATCCTAATTCTGACTTTAACCTGAGATTccgactttaatctcagaattctaatAAATtcttcacatgtggccctaatcctcttccgcacATGCTCACCGATGTGCAtaacacacatagaaacatgagcatgcacgcacgcacgtcGTTCTTCCCTTCTCTCGATGCTTTTGTCTCATCCTGGCCTGTGTCTGTCACCGTTAGGAGAAGATCGGCTGGCGTCCGGACGCCTCCCACCTGCTGGTGTTCACCACCGATGCCAAGACTCACATCGCCCTGGATGGACGCATAGCTGGCATCGTCCATCCCAATGACGGCCTGTGTCACCTTGACAGTAACAACAATTATGACAAATCTACTGTTCTGGTGAGGAGTGTTTGTATCAGAAATTAAGCTTGTGTGAATCTGCTTTTGAGGAAAACCATTTAATAAGATGCTTGCTGTGTCTTTCAGGACTATCCCTCTTTGGCACTCATGAATGACAAAATCTCTGAAAATAACATCAACCTAATTTTTGCCGTGACCCAGTTCGTGGTGCCCCTCTACAAGGTAAACACACTCCAATGCTTGTGTCACAGTGTGCATTTATGAGTTATTATTGCGAAAACTGCAAAAAATTGGGTCATCATCATGCTGCTGTCATATCTCCATGGTCTCTCCGCCCAGAACTACAGTGAGCTCATTCCAGGCACAACTGTGGGAACGCTGTCCGAAGACTCTGGGAATGTTATTCAGCTCATTAAGGAAGCCTATGAGGTAAGGGTGTGGTTAAGGCCAtctgtggcaaaatgctttccCAAATTATCAGCTTATGGTACAAATAAATGCCACCTGTGTTATCTGTTACTGTATCTTTACTGTTTTGTGAATCTCTGGTGAATTGTTTAATCGATTCGTTGTGAGCAGAAGATCCGCTCTAAggttgagctggaggtggtggGAGTCCCGGAGGAGCTGTCCCTGTCCTTCAACGCCACTTGCCTAAATGGAGAGGTCATCCACGGACTCAAGTCCTGCTCTGGCCTCAAGATCGGAGACACGGTAGCTACCTGTTTAGACGATGACCGCTGGCACAGCTTTTAACTAAAGTGTAGGgcaacatggaaaaacacacaaacagatcacagacacttttccccctcaggtGTCGTTCAGTGTGGAGGCTCAGTTGCGTGGCTGCCCCAAGGAGAAGAGCCGCACTTTTACCGTCAAACCTCGGGGCTTCAAGGATTCCCTGGAGATCACAGTGGACTTCGCCTGCGGGTGCAACTGCGAGGCTCAGGCCGAGGCCGACAGCCCCTTCTGTAACCAAGGCAACGGGACCTACGAGTGcggtgtgtgtcagtgccacCGGGGGCGGCTGGGCCCACACTGCGAGTGTGCAGAGGGGGACTACAGCCCGTCCGACGATGTGAACTGCATCCAGAAGCCAGAGAGTCCCGTCTGCAACGCGAGAGGGGACTGCGTGTGTGGACAGTGCTCCTGCCACAGCAATGAGTTTGGTCAAGTCTGGGGCAAATTCTGTCAATGTGACGACTTCAACTGCCTGCGCTTCAAAGGGGAACTCTGCTCCGGTGAGTAGATACACTTCTTTCTGCTAGATACACTTCTCTCTGCTAGATACACTTCTCTCTGCTAGATACACTTCTCTCTGCTAGATACACTTCTTTCTGCTAGATACACTTCTCTCTGCTAGATACACTTCTCTCTGCTAGATACACTTCTCTCTGCTAGATACAGTTCTCTCTGCTAGATACACTTCTTTCTGCTAGATACACTTCTCTCTGCTAGATACACTTCTCTCTGCTACGATTAGTGTTTTGATGTTCTCAATCTCTTATCACTGCACTGCGAGTTTGGCTATCAACAATCTGACACGCTGCTCTTTGTCTTTGAACTAAATAATTGCTATGAGAGCGTCAGTCACTGGCCTTTTCTTCATGCTGAGAGTTAGCAGGGAAGATGAGGTtgcccttcccttcctctttccagCTCCGAGGCCTCAGCTGACCTCACTGGAACTTGCCGCGCCTGCCGCTCCCGCTCACTCTCAGTCTCTAAACACACCACAGTTAGTTTGCACAGTTTACTGTTACTTAGCTTGACAAATCAAAAATCCACCTCAATTCTCAAACATAACATTCCCTATTATGGCAGCCCTCACTTGCTTAAAAACGACATGTAAATATTTACATCTTTGTTATTGAGCACAGAAAGTAAATGTATACAAATGACCAGTGCTCTCTCAGGcttgtaaactgtgtgtgtgtactcgaTAAATGGCTAGTGGGAAAAACACAATTACCGCTTCCTGAACTTGATTGGTGTTCTTACCACTCACAGCAATGCGGCATAATGTGCTATCACTCCCTATTACAAGTCTGCACAGCTCACCAAGCAGTTACTCAATCACAGTGATAAAACTTTAATAGGTTTTGTCATTGGGTAATTTAATGTAACAGCAGtttgggcttgtgtgtgtacgGAGGGGGGCTGAGCAGTGGAACAAAAGGAACAGCTAGTCCTACACTCTTACATTAAGGAGAGCAAACTTTAGTTTTTGCTCACTCACTCTGCAATTTCTGCAAAGCTGGAATATTTAGCTGACTGGGAAATTTGGATAAAACAGGGTTATGATGTTTCCCATCAgcacacacaaaagcaagtgGGAATACGAGAGTCTCATGTTATAAAAATGTCCTACTTATGCGTCTCCAACGTAATAAGGCCGCCAAACGTTTGAGTGAAAACGTGCCGTTTCAGCACAATAATAGAGTGTGGTTTTCAATGAACCCAAAGAGGAATCCTTAGAAGACGGCTGTCATCGGATCTGATGACAATCTATGACCTGACAATCTGAAATAGCGTGTATTTACCCGCCACAGACCCATAAGAATTTCAAATTAAGGGGGTATCTAGGGgcaatatatactttttttaaaatccaaaactaaacaaaaccaaaGGCATCAGTTTTGAGGGGAGCATGGCAGGTCAGGCGTGTGCTGGCAGGTTAAAAATTATCCAGGAATAGGACGTGCTTATATCAACAAGTTTAGAGTCTTTTTCAGTGGGATTGTTTCGCAGGTATTGAGGTGTAGTGCTATTTTCATTTAATGACACCTCGGgttcacacactgacacccgcccacccacaaatacacacacaagtccaCAGAGCTCAgtttgagacttgtgcctccaAGTCGCCGTGTGTCTGGATGGAGTTGTGCGGTCGTGACGTCACTGTCTTTGAAGCGCGAGCGTCCCTTGGCCCCAGCTCAATTGGAGCTACCATGAACCCCAGGGCCCCGAAGAGCTGCAGCGCTCCCACGTTCCCTGTGGGCGTGTATTTCTTCCTCTGCTGCGGGGCTGTGGGACTGGTGCAGGGGCAAGGAGCAGGAGTCAGCAAGCACACCCCCAGGGCCCATGAatacgaggagagagagaacaggaaagTTTGCATTCCTCTGCTGGCACTttgccccttctctctctctctctctctctctctctctccagcttgtCTCCACCACTtgattcccctctctctcttcatgtcttCGTGTCTCTTGCCGTCTAACCgttctgtgttttattacaCTGTACtgtcttttttcccctgttTTCATGGGCCCCATGTTAACCTCCTCTGAAGCCCAGGCATGTGATTAATGGGCAGGATTATAGTGCAGCCTCAGAGAGAGGGGCTGATGATATAAGCCCAAAAACTCCCCTCTTACGTCTGTGACTCAACTTTACAACAAATAAGGCAATGAGAACAAGACAATTACTCACTCACGTCCAGCTTAACTactctacactgcaaaaaatgtcgaTCTTTACAATACaattagtctcatattcagtcttctaatgattgtttttttcttaaaacaagtgaaaaatcttGCCAACagagtgagataattccacttgtttccaatgcagttccGCATGTCTCAGGAATTCTCTACAGTTTCAGTATCTTGAAAAAAGGCAGAATGAGTCATATCTCTCCACCAGTATCAAGAAAATAACAAGAaatgtcttgaaacaagttgatttgcattggaaacaagtgcaaTTACCTCACCCTATGGGCAGATTCttgttttatcttgaaaaatacgattttaagactcaatactacaTTAAATGAGTTGCTGAGGTGGATATTATTTGCAGcgtaggtagagagagaaaatgaaggatGTTTGCCAAAAAAGGCAATGTTACTACAGAAGGGGACACAAGTTTTCTTTTGGCCATGCTGTTGTATACTTCACTCTGCGCAACAGTTATGATATGTGAGACTGTTAACCATTAACCAGTGAGAGCGCCACCCTTGACCGTTTCCAATCCCTCCACCACTATAAACTTTATCTAAAAGCAATGACACAGCGATGGGGCGACGGGGGGGTAACTGGAGAATTGGATAGAGCAGGTTGTTTCTCTTGAGCTTAACAATAGCAGATGATTGTTTTGAGCCTTGAGACCCTTGGACCCTCTGTGATATTTCACGACCAGCCACTCCCCCGGCTGGGCTCTGACTCACCCATTTTGCTCTTAGTCACTCATTTCCAAATCCTGTTTGGCTTCCTGGTAGGAACCCTGTTGTCTCTCGGGCTGTGCCAGTGTTTCTAAGGTAGCTCAACATGCTGATGTGGGCCGTGTCTCTGTAATCTGGGGTCAGACGCACGCCCACAGACTCTGTCATCACACATCTGTGTCACTGTGATAGTTCTGCTAGCATGAGCTGTCTGTTGTAACTCCTCTTCAAAGGGAGTCTAAGCAATAGCCTCCGCCAGGAAGTGGTCACCACAGTggattgtgtgcgtgtgtgtgtgtgtgtgtgtgtgtgtgtgtgtgtgtgcgtgtgggtagGGCAGTAGGAAATCATCAGTGTGTATTTTTCAGTACAAAACATTTCTCCCCTTTGTCTGAAGACAGGAATGATGAAGTGATACATCTGATGACCCCTTTACTttaaaagtaactagttactttactaagttacTTACCTTAAAAACTAACAAGTTACATTACAAAGTCACTCTTTATTAAAAGCGACTCATTAGAATACTTTTGCGTTACCCATTTCAAAAACATGCTGTAGCAATATGGCTTGTGCTGTCGAGTGTGTTGtcaatcattgttttaaaatgcaatgcaagactGTTGATCTGTTTTTATAACAGTGAACCaatctcatttatatcaagCACATTTTGTTTACGATTTTTCAATCAGCAGCATGTTGTCGTTTTTTAAATTTGCACtataacaaaaatgaaacaatatgaaaaaaaaataggtaaTGACATTCTAATTTTTAAAAGTTAGTGAATATGCATTATAAAGTATtgcgttacccccaacactggtgATGTCATGGGTTTTTAATCCCTACTCATATGAACTCACACACCAGCACTCTTGCCCAGACatgcaaaatacattaaaaaacactcaTGTTCAGGGAACCAAGACCAACTCACAGACATTATGGAACTGAAACAAGGAGAAAAACACTCTCAAACAATGACTCATGTTGCAGTTGTGCAAATACATTAGTTTGCTCAGCCCCACCTATGTGATTATGCACACTGACAAAAAAGGTAATTGAATTTTACAACTTTAATACATGCACTTGAATTGGGAAAACAATGAATAGCAAATGAAATTTTGAAAGACTATTAGATTAACCTTCTCATCCTTTTCCACCCCTGTGCAGGCCATGGAAAGTGTAACTGTGGGTTCTGCGACTGTGACTCAGGCTGGGAACGAGAGAACTGCAACTGCTCCACCCGCAAGGACACCTGCACGTCCAGCATCGGCCTGTCTGGCCCCGGCCTGCTGTGCAGCGGCCggggccagtgtgtgtgcggggTGTGTGAATGCACTCAGCCCGGCGCCTACGGAGCCACCTGCGAGAAATGTCCCACCTGCCCCGACTCCTGCACTATAAAGAAGTAATTCCTTTACTTTGTGTTTGGACAGACAAGAGTTACAGAGGGTGGACAAGGGATGGTGAACTTTGGTAGTGCCTTCCTGGCCTtgatatcgagggcttggagccaaaggggcgtaagtgtgattttgggcgaatatgagtattatatatcaattgaaaggtct encodes:
- the itgb3a gene encoding integrin beta-3a; translated protein: MGTFLDRLVILFLLLSSASNVFGNICTSRGVTTCRQCLSVHPSCAWCSLKEFGRGGSSVSRCDLKQNLLDGGCEAAALEFPSSSLTVQEDAPLSDKASGTADDVTQIKPQKLHMTLRPGDAKRFTVSVKQVEDYPVDLYYLMDLSYSMNDDLARLRTLGNELAVTMGRTTSNLRMGFGAFVDKPMAPYMFTASEAVIKNPCHEIQRTCLAQFGYKNVLSLTEQVGRFTEEVEKQQVSRNRDSPEGGFDAVMQAVVCKEKIGWRPDASHLLVFTTDAKTHIALDGRIAGIVHPNDGLCHLDSNNNYDKSTVLDYPSLALMNDKISENNINLIFAVTQFVVPLYKNYSELIPGTTVGTLSEDSGNVIQLIKEAYEKIRSKVELEVVGVPEELSLSFNATCLNGEVIHGLKSCSGLKIGDTVSFSVEAQLRGCPKEKSRTFTVKPRGFKDSLEITVDFACGCNCEAQAEADSPFCNQGNGTYECGVCQCHRGRLGPHCECAEGDYSPSDDVNCIQKPESPVCNARGDCVCGQCSCHSNEFGQVWGKFCQCDDFNCLRFKGELCSGHGKCNCGFCDCDSGWERENCNCSTRKDTCTSSIGLSGPGLLCSGRGQCVCGVCECTQPGAYGATCEKCPTCPDSCTIKKDCVECKHFKRGQLAEDSSCSRICRDEIDLVDELVFHSENAVNCTYKDENDCVERFQYYEDESGKSILFVVKEPDCPKGPDILVVLSLVAGAILLLGLVGLLIWKLLVTIHDRREFAKFEEERAKAKWDTGNNPLYKGATSTFTNVTYRGN